The proteins below are encoded in one region of Neoasaia chiangmaiensis:
- a CDS encoding glutathione S-transferase family protein translates to MIRFYYHPTPNPAKIALFLEEAGLPYEAVPIDTSKGEQHAPAFRRINPNGKLPAIVDTDGPGGHEARVFDSTAILLYLAEKTGRFLGTDADRPELLSWLMFLGTGLGPFSGQAVHFQYAAPGGLDYAVNRYRREIERHYQVLNDHLEGRAFVVGEDYTIADMSAWGWLDRAPRVMKGSDTPLAPWPNLVRFMNLVNARPAVARARALMATHTFKSEMDEQALRALYPSNFPA, encoded by the coding sequence ATGATCCGCTTCTATTACCACCCGACACCGAACCCCGCGAAAATCGCGCTGTTCCTGGAGGAGGCCGGACTTCCCTATGAAGCCGTGCCGATCGATACCAGCAAGGGGGAGCAGCACGCGCCGGCTTTCCGCAGGATCAATCCGAACGGCAAGCTTCCGGCCATCGTCGATACGGACGGCCCCGGCGGCCATGAGGCGCGCGTCTTCGATTCCACGGCCATTCTTCTTTATCTGGCTGAAAAGACGGGTCGGTTCCTCGGCACCGATGCCGACCGTCCGGAGCTCCTGTCCTGGCTGATGTTTCTGGGCACCGGCCTCGGCCCGTTTTCCGGTCAGGCCGTGCATTTCCAGTATGCCGCGCCCGGCGGGCTCGATTATGCCGTCAACCGCTACCGGCGGGAGATAGAGCGGCATTATCAGGTGCTGAACGACCATCTGGAAGGCCGCGCCTTCGTCGTCGGTGAGGATTATACCATCGCCGATATGTCGGCATGGGGCTGGCTCGACCGCGCGCCGCGCGTGATGAAAGGGTCAGACACACCGTTGGCACCCTGGCCTAATCTGGTGCGCTTCATGAACCTTGTGAACGCACGTCCGGCCGTTGCCCGTGCCCGCGCCCTCATGGCCACCCATACCTTCAAGAGCGAGATGGACGAGCAAGCGCTGCGCGCGCTCTATCCTTCGAATTTCCCGGCATAA
- a CDS encoding SDR family oxidoreductase has product MQRTFLITGASKGIGLALAHNLAKQGHRVIGLARNRTDGFPGTLVQADLADSDATARLCAELAERYDVDGVVNNVGLVRAQYLEEVSLSALDEVMRVNLHPAVLTAQAFLPGMKARGWGRIVNISSLTALGAVQRTAYAAAKSALISFSRGWALELATTGITVNTVAPGPTETELFRANNMPGSDGEKRYLSGVPMKRFGRPEEVAAAIAFVLSEDASFMTGQTLHIDGGASIGRA; this is encoded by the coding sequence ATGCAACGAACCTTTCTGATTACCGGCGCCAGCAAGGGCATCGGTCTTGCTCTGGCGCATAATCTGGCGAAGCAGGGCCATCGCGTCATCGGCCTGGCGCGCAATCGCACGGATGGCTTTCCTGGCACCCTTGTGCAGGCGGATCTTGCCGATAGCGATGCAACGGCACGCCTGTGCGCCGAGCTCGCGGAGCGGTACGATGTCGATGGTGTCGTCAACAACGTCGGCCTCGTCAGAGCGCAATATCTTGAAGAGGTTTCCTTGTCCGCTCTCGACGAGGTCATGCGGGTCAATCTTCACCCGGCTGTCCTGACGGCCCAGGCCTTTCTGCCGGGGATGAAGGCGCGTGGCTGGGGACGCATCGTCAACATATCCAGCCTGACAGCCCTTGGGGCCGTGCAACGGACCGCCTATGCCGCGGCGAAGTCGGCACTGATCAGTTTTTCGCGGGGGTGGGCCCTCGAACTTGCCACGACCGGGATCACGGTCAACACCGTCGCTCCTGGTCCGACGGAGACCGAACTGTTTCGCGCCAACAACATGCCCGGCAGCGATGGTGAAAAACGCTATCTGTCGGGCGTCCCCATGAAGCGGTTCGGAAGACCGGAGGAAGTGGCGGCGGCGATCGCGTTCGTGCTGTCGGAAGACGCATCGTTCATGACGGGGCAGACCCTGCATATCGACGGTGGCGCTTCGATCGGAAGAGCCTGA
- a CDS encoding carboxymuconolactone decarboxylase family protein yields MTPREKGNAATRALMGAAPSERLAAAAASNTFGADIAGYAIDHVFGDIWTRDGLDQARRSLITMTVMVALRQPHEFGLHMNFALDHGMPLREIEEALIQMLPYVGFPAISSVLPIATTIIAERGLDKTAGYAGHRGLL; encoded by the coding sequence ATGACACCGAGAGAAAAAGGCAATGCGGCAACACGCGCCCTGATGGGGGCTGCGCCGTCCGAGCGGCTTGCCGCCGCCGCCGCGTCCAACACGTTCGGGGCCGATATTGCCGGATACGCCATCGATCACGTTTTTGGCGATATCTGGACGCGCGATGGCCTGGATCAGGCGCGCAGAAGTCTCATCACCATGACGGTCATGGTGGCGCTGCGACAGCCGCATGAATTCGGCCTGCATATGAATTTCGCGCTCGATCATGGCATGCCGCTTCGCGAGATCGAGGAAGCGCTGATCCAGATGCTCCCTTATGTCGGCTTTCCGGCGATTTCGAGCGTTTTGCCGATCGCAACGACGATCATCGCAGAGCGCGGCCTGGACAAGACGGCCGGTTACGCCGGACATCGCGGCCTCCTCTGA
- a CDS encoding peroxiredoxin-like family protein, producing the protein MSLQAKLDAFKADFEAGKPPYNVPHAVIEVMHRATAELIAAGAAEKALKAGDRAPGFTLNDPEGNPVSSADLLAKGPLVVSFYRGVWCPYCNMELQALEAALPSFRELGANLIAISPQTAVNSRKSVRQNALDFPILSDTHNDVAAKFGLRFALPDYLVELYRNLKNDLPGFNGDDSWTLPMPGRFVIGQDSVILYAEVNPDYTRRPEPEDMLPALRKAASVTA; encoded by the coding sequence ATGTCACTTCAGGCAAAACTCGATGCTTTCAAGGCCGATTTCGAAGCCGGCAAGCCGCCCTATAACGTGCCGCATGCGGTCATCGAGGTGATGCACCGTGCCACTGCCGAACTGATTGCCGCCGGTGCTGCCGAGAAGGCGCTCAAGGCCGGTGACAGGGCCCCGGGTTTCACGCTGAACGATCCGGAAGGCAATCCCGTTTCCTCCGCCGATCTTCTGGCGAAGGGCCCGCTGGTCGTGAGTTTCTATCGCGGAGTCTGGTGCCCTTACTGCAACATGGAACTACAGGCGCTCGAAGCCGCGCTGCCGTCGTTCCGCGAACTTGGCGCGAACCTGATCGCCATCTCGCCGCAGACGGCGGTCAACAGCCGCAAGTCGGTGCGCCAGAACGCGCTTGATTTCCCGATCCTGTCGGACACGCATAACGATGTGGCCGCAAAATTCGGCCTGCGTTTCGCGCTGCCGGATTATCTCGTCGAACTCTACCGGAACCTGAAGAACGATCTGCCGGGCTTCAACGGTGACGACAGCTGGACCTTGCCGATGCCGGGCCGCTTCGTGATCGGTCAGGACAGTGTGATTCTCTATGCCGAGGTCAACCCGGACTATACCCGCCGCCCGGAGCCAGAAGACATGCTGCCGGCCCTGCGCAAGGCGGCGAGCGTCACGGCCTGA
- a CDS encoding alkene reductase, whose amino-acid sequence MSMLFTPFRAGALSLDHRVVMAPLTRMRSEPGDKAGALMREYYTQRTSHGGLIVSEATPVAREGYGYAGAPGIYDDAQIEGWRTVTDAVHAGGGRIVMQLWHVGRQSHRDLQPDGGAPVAPSAIQAEGDAYTPNGPAPFSMPRALALHEIPGVIEQFRQGAARAKAAGFDGVEIHGANGYLPDQFLQDGTNHRTDEYGGPIENRARFLLEVTQAAIDVWGADRVGVRLSPSGTYGSMSDSNPQETFGYVAEKLDEMGIAYLHVVEPRIKGTELIAESDAVAARHLRGAFSGTLIAAGGFDGASAEAIIRAGDADAVAFGRAFISNPDLPARLRRNLPLNPYDRSTFYGGDAHGYTDYPALESVG is encoded by the coding sequence ATGTCCATGCTTTTCACGCCTTTCAGGGCAGGTGCGCTGTCGCTCGACCATCGGGTCGTCATGGCGCCGCTCACCCGCATGCGTTCGGAACCCGGTGACAAGGCCGGTGCGCTCATGCGCGAATACTACACCCAGCGCACATCGCATGGTGGCCTCATCGTGTCCGAAGCCACGCCTGTCGCGCGGGAGGGATATGGTTATGCCGGGGCGCCCGGCATTTACGACGATGCGCAGATCGAGGGCTGGCGCACGGTGACCGACGCCGTGCATGCCGGCGGCGGCAGGATCGTCATGCAGCTCTGGCATGTCGGACGGCAGTCCCACCGCGATCTTCAGCCGGACGGTGGCGCGCCCGTGGCCCCCTCCGCCATCCAGGCGGAAGGCGATGCCTACACGCCGAACGGGCCGGCGCCGTTCTCGATGCCGCGTGCGCTGGCGCTTCATGAAATTCCCGGCGTGATCGAGCAGTTCCGCCAGGGCGCGGCGCGTGCGAAAGCGGCCGGTTTCGACGGTGTGGAAATCCACGGTGCGAATGGTTACCTGCCCGACCAGTTTTTGCAGGACGGCACCAACCACCGCACCGATGAATATGGCGGCCCGATCGAAAACCGCGCGCGCTTCCTGCTGGAAGTGACGCAGGCGGCCATCGATGTGTGGGGTGCGGACCGTGTCGGCGTGCGGCTGAGCCCAAGCGGCACTTACGGTTCGATGTCCGACAGCAACCCGCAGGAGACCTTCGGCTATGTCGCGGAGAAGCTGGACGAAATGGGCATCGCCTATCTCCACGTCGTCGAGCCGCGCATCAAGGGCACGGAACTGATCGCCGAGAGCGATGCGGTCGCGGCCCGGCATTTGCGCGGTGCGTTCAGCGGCACGCTCATCGCCGCCGGCGGTTTCGATGGCGCCAGTGCCGAGGCGATCATCCGGGCGGGCGACGCCGATGCCGTCGCTTTCGGGCGGGCGTTCATCAGCAACCCCGATCTGCCGGCGCGTCTGCGACGCAATCTGCCGCTGAACCCGTATGACCGTTCGACCTTCTACGGCGGCGATGCGCATGGCTACACCGATTATCCGGCGCTTGAATCCGTGGGTTGA
- a CDS encoding glutathione S-transferase family protein yields the protein MLDVYAFATPNSVKVPIALEELGLSYTLHGVNVRKGEQKTPAFLRLNPNGKVPVLVDTPESGEPFVLTESAAILVYLAEKTGRLLPAGGEERARVFEQLFFHASGLSPAFGQSGFFQRFAAEPQPLAIERFAAEATRTLGVLDGVLADRPFVAGEDFTIADIAHFGWLWRRGFPNVTFDDAPHVARWYETVEARPAVQRGIARVEALVPQD from the coding sequence ATGCTTGATGTCTATGCTTTCGCGACGCCCAACAGCGTCAAGGTGCCGATCGCGCTGGAGGAACTGGGGCTTTCCTATACGCTGCACGGCGTCAATGTCCGCAAGGGCGAACAGAAGACGCCGGCGTTCCTCAGGCTGAATCCCAACGGCAAGGTGCCGGTCCTGGTCGACACGCCCGAGAGCGGCGAGCCGTTCGTCCTTACGGAATCGGCGGCAATCCTCGTTTATCTCGCCGAGAAAACCGGGCGGCTCCTGCCGGCCGGTGGCGAGGAGCGCGCCCGCGTTTTCGAGCAGCTTTTCTTTCACGCCTCCGGTCTGAGTCCGGCTTTCGGCCAGTCCGGCTTCTTCCAGCGCTTTGCCGCCGAGCCTCAGCCCCTTGCCATCGAGCGTTTCGCCGCTGAAGCGACACGCACGCTGGGCGTGCTCGATGGCGTGCTGGCGGACCGTCCCTTTGTTGCCGGGGAGGACTTCACCATCGCGGACATCGCCCATTTCGGCTGGCTGTGGCGTCGTGGCTTTCCCAACGTGACGTTCGACGACGCACCGCATGTCGCCCGCTGGTACGAAACGGTCGAAGCACGCCCGGCCGTGCAACGCGGCATCGCCCGTGTTGAAGCGCTTGTCCCGCAAGACTGA
- a CDS encoding LysR family transcriptional regulator, whose translation MDRYQAMTTFVRVVETGSFSAAARQLGVGQPAVSKTVAQLEARLQVSLLIRTTHGLTPTEAGQNFYERARNAIQEADEAERAAKGAGIGLSGRLRVSAATTFSRLHVIPKLPEFLAAHPQLDVDFLLDDRMIDLVAEGVDISLRMGALSDSTAVAKKIATGRRSVIATPAYLARAGIPRHPADLANHDTVIYSQLPSVWSFTRDGAAVSVSVSGRLRVSAAEGLRAAILADMGLTITSDWMFAPELEHGAVVRVLEGWSLPPIDLWAVFPAGRMMTAKARQFAEFVGDLMNSTP comes from the coding sequence ATGGACCGATATCAGGCAATGACCACGTTCGTGCGCGTGGTGGAAACAGGCTCGTTCTCAGCCGCGGCACGTCAGCTTGGCGTGGGGCAGCCGGCGGTCTCCAAGACCGTGGCGCAACTCGAGGCCCGGCTTCAGGTCAGCCTGCTGATCCGCACCACGCACGGCCTGACGCCGACCGAGGCCGGGCAGAACTTCTATGAACGCGCGCGCAACGCCATCCAGGAGGCGGACGAGGCGGAACGCGCCGCCAAAGGGGCGGGCATCGGGCTGTCCGGGCGATTGCGGGTGTCGGCGGCGACGACGTTTTCGCGCCTGCATGTGATTCCGAAATTGCCTGAGTTTCTGGCGGCGCATCCGCAACTCGATGTCGATTTCCTCCTCGACGACCGGATGATCGATCTCGTGGCGGAGGGCGTCGATATCTCCCTGCGCATGGGCGCGCTTTCCGATTCCACCGCCGTTGCGAAAAAAATCGCGACCGGCCGGCGATCGGTCATCGCAACGCCCGCCTATCTGGCGCGCGCGGGAATACCGCGGCACCCTGCGGATCTCGCGAACCACGACACCGTCATCTACAGTCAACTGCCGAGCGTCTGGTCGTTCACGCGGGATGGGGCGGCGGTGTCGGTTTCCGTCTCGGGACGGCTGCGCGTCAGCGCCGCCGAAGGATTGCGCGCCGCGATACTGGCGGACATGGGCCTGACCATCACGTCGGACTGGATGTTCGCACCGGAACTGGAACACGGCGCCGTCGTGCGGGTGCTGGAAGGATGGTCGTTGCCCCCCATCGATCTCTGGGCCGTTTTTCCGGCCGGTCGCATGATGACCGCGAAAGCACGCCAGTTTGCCGAATTCGTCGGGGATCTCATGAATTCGACGCCGTGA
- a CDS encoding TetR/AcrR family transcriptional regulator: MTRERTIANRPLTPRGAATKQRIVEAAAELIYLHGAENVSLDTVMDVTNTSKSQLYHYFANKQALIRDVIDLQTSRIVAANAQSLGALDSFVALRAWGDMIIAAFRAGGGIGGCPIGSLANELATRSEEARLQLRQSFSSWSSVIENGLCRMRRAGQLDADTDVAAMAVAMVAAVQGGIVLAKTSRETRPLELAIDMALAHVKRHAGVAGRELPF, translated from the coding sequence ATGACCCGCGAGAGGACGATTGCAAACCGCCCGTTGACGCCCCGTGGCGCGGCGACGAAGCAGCGTATCGTCGAGGCGGCCGCCGAGTTGATTTATCTGCACGGCGCTGAAAACGTGAGCCTCGACACTGTGATGGACGTGACGAACACCAGCAAATCCCAGCTTTATCATTACTTCGCCAATAAACAGGCGCTCATCCGCGATGTCATTGACCTGCAAACCAGTCGGATCGTGGCCGCCAACGCACAATCCCTCGGTGCGCTGGATTCCTTCGTCGCGTTGCGTGCATGGGGCGACATGATTATTGCGGCGTTCCGGGCCGGTGGCGGCATTGGCGGCTGTCCGATCGGCTCGCTGGCCAACGAGTTGGCAACACGGTCGGAAGAAGCAAGGCTTCAGCTCAGGCAAAGCTTTTCAAGCTGGAGCAGTGTCATTGAGAACGGCTTGTGCCGGATGCGGCGGGCCGGTCAGCTGGACGCCGATACGGATGTCGCTGCCATGGCCGTGGCGATGGTCGCGGCGGTCCAGGGCGGAATAGTTCTGGCGAAAACGAGCCGCGAAACCCGTCCGCTGGAACTCGCCATCGACATGGCGCTTGCACACGTAAAACGACATGCCGGTGTCGCCGGGCGGGAGCTTCCATTCTGA
- a CDS encoding redoxin domain-containing protein gives MTGQLKNGDIFPDLAIPKVGGGTLRPAKDLNEKYRVILIYRGHWCPFCNEQIAAFAQAANVLSEAEIDVMAFSVDDEAASAMFAAKHHWPFPLGHSADVETIVENTGAYDMHHPSRGHFLETTGFILAPDGSIVNAVYSTRAIGRLVPGDAIRLVAFMRSLSK, from the coding sequence ATGACAGGACAGCTCAAGAACGGCGATATCTTCCCGGATCTCGCGATCCCGAAAGTCGGGGGAGGCACACTGCGCCCGGCGAAAGACCTCAACGAAAAATATAGGGTTATCCTGATCTACCGGGGTCACTGGTGCCCGTTCTGCAATGAACAGATCGCCGCATTCGCGCAGGCCGCCAACGTCTTGTCGGAGGCCGAAATCGACGTAATGGCGTTCTCGGTGGATGACGAAGCGGCGTCGGCCATGTTTGCCGCGAAACATCACTGGCCATTCCCACTGGGCCATTCCGCCGACGTTGAGACAATCGTCGAAAACACCGGAGCCTATGACATGCACCACCCCAGCCGAGGCCATTTTCTGGAAACGACCGGCTTCATCCTCGCACCGGATGGCTCGATCGTGAATGCCGTGTATTCGACCCGCGCCATCGGACGCCTCGTTCCGGGAGACGCGATCCGGCTGGTCGCGTTCATGCGTTCGTTATCGAAATAA
- a CDS encoding carboxymuconolactone decarboxylase family protein → MTQFTAYTTDTAPEAARPIFEGVKGAFGFVPNLQSYMAESPELLAGYTALWDLFSKTTLTAHEQQVVYLTSNYENECRYCMAGHTTLAKMQKMEAGVIEALRAGKPLPDAKLEALHHFTTLVVRNRGQVADADVDAFINAGFTRRNVLEVVLGVATKVMSNYTNHIVHTPLDDFMKGNEWTKPTGNAS, encoded by the coding sequence ATGACCCAATTCACCGCTTATACGACCGACACCGCTCCCGAAGCGGCCCGCCCCATTTTCGAGGGTGTCAAGGGTGCCTTCGGCTTCGTGCCCAACCTGCAATCCTACATGGCCGAGTCACCGGAGTTGCTGGCAGGCTACACGGCGCTTTGGGATCTGTTTTCCAAGACGACACTGACCGCTCATGAGCAGCAGGTCGTTTACCTCACCTCGAACTACGAGAATGAGTGCCGTTACTGCATGGCCGGTCATACGACGCTGGCCAAAATGCAGAAGATGGAAGCGGGCGTGATTGAGGCTTTGCGTGCCGGCAAGCCCTTGCCGGATGCGAAGCTGGAAGCGCTCCATCACTTCACGACGTTGGTTGTCCGCAACCGCGGCCAGGTCGCGGATGCCGATGTCGACGCTTTTATCAATGCCGGTTTCACCCGCCGCAACGTGCTTGAGGTTGTGCTGGGCGTCGCCACCAAAGTGATGAGCAATTACACCAACCACATTGTTCACACGCCCCTCGACGATTTCATGAAGGGGAATGAATGGACGAAGCCGACCGGCAACGCGTCGTGA
- a CDS encoding TonB-dependent receptor plug domain-containing protein, with product MSLTMTYTKAHRTLLLLGATVLSTHSAFSATTSSQATPNHKRHHHPASQAAQPVVAPVVQQTAPASATGVTSARQATVTQAQTDATQLPVASSGNENIVVTGTLFHDPNATSSSEITHITRRDMAARGLKTANDIVQQLSSNGAGNLTSQWSAGGGFSPGGSAPSLRGLSTDSTLVLIDGQRNSYYPLADDGERNYVDTTWIPQSILESTDVLQDGGSATYGADAVAGVVNFTTRKEIKGFEGNAEGGLTQRGDAGHQRLYATYGHGDLNNDGYNFYVNSEYQQDDPLYYRQLQSPFNNGDLTGIGGSNGNTNTLMPGTNQFNSTYTGATPTAIARPFVNGAGVGGYGLLNPAAGCGSLPPVTGTGFTGGSDTSTTQACTQNAKQYSMIAPDIRRVSATAHFTANVTDNSQLVAMFNWSQARTVTTGTPSAYAAATQSELVTTSPTVLPWQLPNGQLNPNDPYAAQHEDAQAVGLFHQIPVNSDTSNNFRGSVRYSGWAHSDWGSDWDYNADFVGMNTLLNQVQTGEPYISHLQNAITNGTYNFVNPSQNSQSVINYIMPPATINARSQEYSGQATLSKGLFKLPGGMARLAIGGNIRYEAVNDPNANPLDLNNPGNQWASYNPVDEFGHRWVEAGFYEVSAPIVKQFNIDTSGRFDHYSEGFSHFSPKVGFQFKPIKQITLRGTFNRGFRVPSFAETGGQTEGFVPVSWGTSPAVQAWQNTHGNDSYVQSGNYLGQLNVGNPNLKPEVSTSYTIGPVFKPTNWMTLSFEYYYIKKNHYITSGILNPNEYFNQWIENGGTNAGMPAGITVVQGPKDSNYPNALAAPAYVAGEYINAKSQMTDGFDMSISAHAHLPGALHNILWYSNGSATFVRRFNQVNPDGSVYRFAGTLGPYAAVSASGTPRWRANWANTFAYKNLSVTPTVYYTSGYKTVADDSGVASPGANGLYSHSCANALGSASVQVNGPAYPTQCRVKGFWDVDMTVNYQINKRWSMYANVYNLLGFRAPLDYATYGGYLYNSSWSQKGVIMRSFQFGVNVTL from the coding sequence ATGTCTCTCACAATGACCTACACCAAGGCCCATCGAACACTCCTGCTGCTTGGTGCGACCGTTTTGTCAACGCACTCGGCGTTTTCCGCCACAACATCTTCGCAGGCCACGCCTAATCACAAGCGGCACCACCATCCTGCTTCGCAGGCCGCGCAGCCGGTCGTCGCTCCGGTTGTGCAACAAACAGCCCCTGCATCTGCGACCGGGGTGACATCGGCTCGTCAGGCTACCGTGACCCAAGCGCAGACTGATGCGACACAACTCCCGGTCGCGTCTTCAGGCAATGAGAACATCGTCGTCACCGGCACGCTTTTTCATGACCCGAATGCGACGAGTTCATCGGAGATTACGCACATCACACGTCGGGACATGGCGGCGCGTGGCTTGAAGACGGCCAACGATATCGTCCAGCAACTCTCGTCAAACGGTGCGGGTAATCTCACCAGCCAGTGGAGCGCCGGGGGTGGCTTTTCACCGGGCGGTTCGGCCCCTTCATTGCGGGGTCTCAGCACCGATTCGACGCTTGTGCTGATCGATGGACAGCGAAACTCCTATTATCCGCTTGCTGACGATGGCGAGCGAAATTACGTCGACACAACCTGGATTCCGCAGTCGATCCTGGAAAGTACGGATGTCCTGCAGGATGGCGGGTCGGCGACATACGGTGCTGACGCCGTTGCGGGTGTTGTGAACTTCACGACGCGTAAGGAGATCAAGGGCTTCGAAGGCAATGCCGAAGGTGGCCTGACGCAGCGTGGCGATGCGGGTCATCAGCGCCTGTATGCGACCTATGGCCATGGTGATCTGAACAACGACGGTTACAATTTTTACGTCAACTCCGAGTATCAGCAGGACGATCCGCTTTATTACCGGCAGTTGCAATCGCCCTTTAACAATGGCGATCTGACCGGCATCGGTGGGTCGAATGGCAACACCAATACCCTGATGCCGGGCACCAACCAGTTCAATTCGACCTATACCGGCGCCACACCTACGGCGATTGCACGTCCGTTCGTTAATGGCGCGGGCGTTGGGGGCTATGGTTTGCTCAATCCTGCCGCTGGATGCGGCAGTCTGCCGCCCGTTACGGGTACCGGCTTCACGGGGGGAAGCGATACCTCGACGACGCAGGCCTGCACGCAGAATGCCAAGCAGTATTCGATGATCGCACCGGATATACGTCGTGTCAGCGCGACTGCGCATTTCACGGCGAATGTGACGGATAATTCCCAGCTGGTTGCAATGTTCAACTGGTCACAGGCGCGCACGGTCACTACCGGAACGCCTTCTGCCTATGCTGCGGCCACGCAGTCAGAACTTGTGACGACGAGCCCGACGGTTCTGCCCTGGCAATTGCCCAACGGTCAGCTCAACCCGAATGACCCTTATGCCGCACAACACGAAGATGCTCAGGCGGTCGGCCTGTTCCACCAGATTCCCGTCAACTCGGATACCTCCAACAATTTCCGTGGATCGGTTCGGTATTCCGGTTGGGCGCATTCCGATTGGGGGTCGGATTGGGACTACAATGCCGACTTTGTGGGGATGAATACCCTGCTCAATCAGGTGCAGACCGGCGAGCCCTATATCAGCCATCTGCAAAACGCCATCACGAATGGGACGTATAACTTCGTTAACCCATCGCAAAATTCCCAGAGCGTCATAAACTACATCATGCCGCCCGCGACCATCAATGCACGCTCACAGGAGTATTCCGGACAGGCGACGTTGAGCAAAGGCCTGTTCAAGCTGCCTGGCGGCATGGCGCGCCTGGCGATTGGCGGCAATATCCGCTACGAAGCCGTCAACGATCCCAATGCCAACCCGCTTGATCTGAACAACCCGGGTAATCAGTGGGCCAGCTACAACCCGGTCGACGAGTTTGGCCACCGCTGGGTTGAAGCCGGCTTCTATGAAGTCAGCGCGCCGATCGTCAAGCAGTTCAATATCGATACATCGGGTCGTTTCGATCACTATTCGGAAGGCTTCAGCCACTTTTCGCCAAAAGTCGGCTTTCAGTTCAAACCCATCAAGCAGATCACTCTGCGTGGCACTTTCAATCGCGGGTTCCGCGTGCCGAGCTTTGCCGAAACCGGTGGTCAGACCGAAGGTTTCGTGCCGGTCTCCTGGGGCACCAGCCCCGCCGTGCAGGCGTGGCAGAACACCCATGGTAACGACTCTTATGTTCAGTCGGGCAATTATCTGGGACAGTTGAACGTCGGCAATCCCAACCTGAAGCCGGAAGTATCGACCAGCTATACCATTGGCCCGGTTTTCAAGCCGACCAACTGGATGACGCTCTCCTTCGAATACTACTACATCAAGAAAAACCACTATATCACGAGTGGCATTCTGAACCCGAACGAATATTTCAATCAGTGGATTGAGAACGGTGGGACGAATGCGGGAATGCCTGCCGGGATTACTGTCGTCCAGGGTCCGAAGGACAGCAACTACCCGAATGCGCTGGCCGCCCCGGCCTATGTTGCTGGTGAATATATCAATGCCAAAAGCCAGATGACGGATGGCTTTGACATGTCGATCAGTGCGCACGCCCATCTGCCAGGCGCTCTGCATAATATCCTGTGGTACAGCAATGGCTCGGCGACCTTCGTGCGGCGTTTCAATCAGGTCAATCCGGATGGATCGGTCTATCGATTTGCTGGCACATTGGGGCCTTACGCTGCCGTTTCCGCTTCGGGCACGCCGCGCTGGCGGGCCAACTGGGCCAACACCTTTGCCTACAAAAACCTGTCGGTGACGCCCACGGTTTACTACACCAGCGGCTATAAAACGGTGGCCGATGACTCCGGCGTGGCATCGCCTGGTGCCAACGGGCTTTACAGCCATAGCTGTGCCAATGCCCTGGGCAGCGCGAGCGTGCAGGTGAACGGGCCGGCTTATCCGACCCAGTGCCGCGTCAAGGGTTTTTGGGACGTCGATATGACCGTCAACTATCAAATCAATAAAAGGTGGTCGATGTATGCGAACGTCTACAATCTGCTGGGTTTCCGCGCACCGCTGGATTACGCGACCTATGGCGGATATCTCTACAACTCGTCCTGGTCCCAGAAGGGCGTGATCATGCGTTCCTTCCAGTTCGGCGTGAACGTCACGCTTTAA